One window of Dechloromonas sp. ZY10 genomic DNA carries:
- a CDS encoding cytochrome c1 — MKKFLIALLFAPMLALASGGNVHLDKWPGSVSDKAALQNGAKLFVNYCLNCHGASYMRYKNLLDLGLTEQQVKDNLMFTSDKIGGLMAVAARSDEQKQWFGATPPDLTILARARGEAGNAGAGADWLYTYLRSFYRDENRPTGWNNVIFENVGMPNPLWEVQGQYKLNHESHKLEQVVPGKLSPTEYDKAISDLVGFMVWMGEPQQEFRKTLGFFVLAFLGLLFVVAYALKKEYWKDIH; from the coding sequence ATGAAAAAATTCCTGATCGCATTGCTCTTTGCTCCGATGCTGGCACTGGCCAGTGGCGGCAACGTGCATCTCGATAAATGGCCGGGTTCGGTCAGCGATAAGGCCGCGCTGCAAAACGGCGCCAAGCTGTTCGTCAATTACTGTCTGAACTGTCACGGTGCGTCCTACATGCGCTACAAAAACCTGCTCGATCTCGGCTTGACCGAGCAGCAGGTCAAGGACAACCTGATGTTCACCTCCGACAAGATCGGTGGCCTGATGGCTGTTGCCGCTCGTTCTGACGAGCAGAAGCAGTGGTTCGGTGCTACGCCTCCGGACCTGACGATTCTGGCTCGTGCCCGTGGCGAGGCCGGAAACGCCGGTGCTGGCGCCGACTGGCTCTACACTTACCTGCGTTCGTTCTACCGTGACGAAAACCGCCCGACTGGCTGGAATAACGTGATTTTTGAAAATGTCGGCATGCCCAACCCGCTGTGGGAAGTGCAAGGCCAGTACAAGCTGAATCACGAAAGCCATAAACTCGAGCAGGTTGTTCCGGGTAAACTCTCCCCGACCGAATACGACAAGGCGATTTCCGACCTGGTCGGGTTCATGGTCTGGATGGGCGAGCCGCAGCAGGAGTTCCGCAAGACTCTGGGCTTCTTCGTTCTGGCTTTCCTGGGCTTGCTCTTCGTGGTCGCTTACGCGCTCAAGAAGGAATACTGGAAAGACATCCACTGA
- a CDS encoding ClpXP protease specificity-enhancing factor has product MTEMEEQLPSTKPYLLRAIWEWCNDHGYTPYIAVEVDEMTRVPREFVRDGQIVLNVGPTATNRLQIGNEYVEFQARFGGVARELSVPVGRVAAIYARENGAGMAFEVEAAGSPGSVQLAPVAVATPFPDEPPPEPPRPEGGRPKLQRIK; this is encoded by the coding sequence ATGACCGAAATGGAAGAGCAACTCCCGTCGACCAAACCCTATTTGTTGCGTGCAATCTGGGAGTGGTGCAACGACCACGGCTATACCCCGTACATCGCTGTCGAAGTCGACGAGATGACCCGGGTTCCGCGCGAATTTGTCCGCGACGGGCAGATCGTGCTGAATGTCGGTCCGACGGCCACCAACCGCTTGCAAATTGGCAATGAATACGTCGAGTTTCAGGCGCGCTTTGGTGGCGTCGCTCGCGAGTTGTCGGTACCGGTCGGCCGTGTGGCTGCAATTTACGCTCGCGAAAACGGTGCTGGCATGGCCTTCGAAGTGGAAGCCGCAGGTAGCCCCGGTAGTGTGCAGTTGGCACCTGTAGCTGTGGCGACGCCGTTTCCCGATGAGCCGCCGCCTGAGCCGCCCCGGCCGGAAGGCGGGCGCCCCAAATTGCAGCGCATCAAATAA
- a CDS encoding molybdopterin-dependent oxidoreductase, giving the protein MKNEVKSTCCYCGVGCGVLIEHDGIRITGVRGDPDHPANLGRLCTKGASLHLAAQPASRLLHPELRAQRGAAGQRVSWAQALDTAAARFAEIIRAYGPNSVAFYVSGQLLTEDYYVFNKLAKGLIGTNNIDTNSRLCMSSAVAGYKQTLGADAPPCSYEDIALAGTLLIAGANPAVAHPIVFRRIEDAKAANPELKIIVVDPRRSETAEIADLHLALRPGTDIALFNGLLNILINEGWLDQAYIAAHTEGFERLKEIVRSYTPARVAEVCGLATADLLLAARWFAQNGPALSLYCQGLNQSAHGTHNNASLIHLHLATGQIGKPGAGPFSLTGQPNAMGGREVGGLSNLLPAHRDLANPDHRAEIARFWGVPHVPAQPGKAAVDLFRALRTGEIKAVWIACTNPAQSLPNQAGVRAALAGAEYVVLQEAFADTDTADYADLLLPASAWGEKHGTVTNSERRISRVLPAVPAPGEARHDWEIVVDFARRLGRALDHPATERLFPYISSEEVFNEHRATTCGRDLDIGGLSYALLEQAGPQQWPFPSGAAQGRARLYEDGRFPTPSGRARFVEVVDAGTADSLAEAYPISLLSGRMRDHWHGMSRTGSVPRLFNLEDEPLLSMHPCDMRHRGLADGDLAEVRNGRGSLRVRVISGSGLAQGRAWMPMHWGSKFMNSPGVNALSCDAVDPYSQQPELKHAAVEIERLDLPFPFAVLRRCADRDEALELLRRLRPQLAHFPYATLSLYGRKAAVVVLRGATATAQTAEELTLLDQAFGLAGLTGAMVYSDPARGVEKKAWASAGVLHGVRLAGEALAQSWLKAALAEGGLEAAMLRLALAPSARPPQVLPVRQIVCKCADVSAQQIEEAVLAGADLAQLREDLKCGSFCGGCLPDLKRLVAEYTPRHPVAA; this is encoded by the coding sequence ATGAAAAACGAAGTTAAATCCACCTGTTGTTATTGCGGCGTTGGCTGCGGCGTGCTGATCGAGCACGACGGAATCCGGATTACCGGTGTCCGCGGCGATCCGGATCATCCGGCAAACCTCGGTCGGCTCTGCACTAAGGGCGCCAGTTTGCATCTTGCCGCCCAGCCAGCCAGCCGCCTGCTCCATCCCGAGCTGAGGGCGCAGCGCGGCGCAGCCGGGCAACGTGTAAGCTGGGCGCAGGCCCTGGATACGGCGGCCGCACGGTTCGCCGAGATCATCCGCGCGTACGGGCCGAACAGTGTCGCCTTCTACGTCTCGGGGCAGCTCCTGACCGAGGACTACTACGTCTTTAACAAACTGGCCAAGGGGCTGATCGGTACCAACAATATCGATACCAATTCGCGCCTGTGCATGTCTTCGGCGGTGGCTGGCTACAAGCAGACTTTGGGGGCCGATGCGCCACCTTGCAGCTACGAGGATATTGCCCTGGCCGGGACCTTGCTGATTGCCGGAGCCAATCCGGCTGTGGCACATCCGATCGTGTTTCGCCGGATTGAGGATGCCAAGGCCGCGAATCCCGAGCTCAAAATCATCGTGGTCGATCCCCGCCGCAGTGAAACCGCTGAAATCGCCGATCTGCATCTGGCCTTGCGACCCGGCACTGACATTGCCTTATTCAACGGCTTGCTCAATATTCTGATCAACGAAGGCTGGCTTGATCAGGCTTACATCGCAGCCCACACCGAAGGTTTTGAGCGCCTCAAGGAGATCGTCCGTAGCTACACGCCAGCACGGGTTGCCGAAGTGTGCGGCCTGGCGACTGCCGACCTGCTGCTTGCGGCGCGCTGGTTTGCCCAGAATGGTCCGGCTCTTTCCTTGTATTGTCAGGGGTTGAATCAATCAGCGCACGGCACTCACAACAATGCGTCCTTGATTCACTTGCACTTGGCAACCGGGCAGATCGGCAAGCCCGGAGCCGGCCCATTTTCCCTGACTGGCCAGCCAAATGCGATGGGCGGACGGGAAGTCGGCGGACTGTCCAATCTCTTGCCTGCTCACCGCGACCTGGCTAATCCTGACCACCGGGCCGAAATCGCCCGCTTCTGGGGGGTGCCGCACGTACCGGCGCAGCCAGGCAAGGCTGCGGTTGATCTGTTTCGAGCCTTGCGAACTGGTGAGATCAAGGCGGTGTGGATTGCCTGCACTAATCCCGCGCAGTCGCTGCCTAACCAGGCAGGGGTGCGTGCTGCCTTGGCGGGGGCCGAGTATGTGGTGTTGCAGGAGGCCTTTGCCGATACCGATACCGCCGATTACGCTGACCTGCTCTTACCGGCGTCGGCCTGGGGCGAAAAGCATGGCACGGTAACCAATTCCGAGCGCCGCATCAGCCGCGTGCTGCCTGCCGTCCCCGCACCGGGCGAGGCCCGCCATGACTGGGAAATCGTCGTCGATTTTGCCCGTCGCCTGGGGAGGGCTCTCGACCATCCAGCAACTGAACGGCTTTTCCCGTATATCTCCAGTGAAGAAGTGTTCAACGAACACCGGGCAACGACCTGCGGGCGTGATCTCGATATCGGTGGTCTTTCCTATGCCTTGCTGGAGCAAGCTGGGCCGCAACAGTGGCCATTCCCGTCAGGGGCTGCACAGGGCCGGGCCCGGCTTTATGAGGACGGTCGTTTTCCGACCCCGAGTGGACGTGCACGTTTTGTCGAGGTTGTCGATGCCGGCACGGCCGATTCTTTGGCTGAGGCTTATCCAATCAGTCTGCTCAGCGGTCGGATGCGTGACCACTGGCACGGCATGAGCCGAACCGGTAGCGTGCCCCGGCTGTTCAATCTTGAGGATGAGCCCCTTCTGTCGATGCACCCGTGCGACATGCGGCATCGCGGCCTTGCCGATGGTGATCTTGCGGAGGTGCGCAATGGTCGCGGCAGTCTGCGGGTGCGAGTGATCAGCGGTAGCGGCTTGGCACAGGGCCGGGCGTGGATGCCGATGCACTGGGGCAGTAAGTTCATGAATTCTCCCGGGGTCAATGCCCTCAGCTGCGATGCCGTTGACCCCTACTCGCAGCAGCCGGAACTGAAGCATGCAGCCGTAGAAATCGAACGCCTGGATTTGCCATTCCCGTTCGCCGTACTGCGGCGATGTGCCGACCGCGACGAAGCTCTGGAATTGTTGCGGCGGTTGCGCCCGCAGTTGGCCCATTTTCCTTATGCGACACTCAGTCTGTATGGCCGCAAGGCTGCGGTGGTAGTGCTGCGCGGCGCTACCGCAACGGCCCAGACGGCCGAAGAACTGACCTTGCTGGACCAGGCTTTTGGCCTGGCCGGGTTGACCGGAGCAATGGTTTATAGCGATCCGGCGCGGGGAGTCGAGAAAAAGGCCTGGGCTAGCGCCGGGGTCCTGCACGGGGTGCGGTTGGCTGGCGAAGCCCTGGCTCAGTCCTGGCTCAAGGCGGCGCTCGCTGAGGGGGGGCTGGAAGCGGCCATGCTGCGCTTGGCGCTGGCGCCCAGTGCCCGTCCGCCACAAGTTTTGCCAGTAAGGCAGATCGTCTGCAAGTGTGCGGATGTCAGTGCCCAGCAGATCGAGGAAGCTGTGCTGGCCGGTGCCGATCTGGCGCAACTGCGGGAAGATTTGAAGTGCGGCAGTTTTTGCGGTGGCTGCCTCCCCGACCTCAAGCGTCTGGTGGCAGAATACACGCCCCGTCACCCTGTAGCTGCCTGA
- the ybiB gene encoding DNA-binding protein YbiB, with protein sequence MSFAHYIKELGRGAQGARDLARDEASVLYGAMLDQSVPELELGAIIVALRVKGEAVDEMQGFLDAIDSRTEKLRLPPGRARPVVLPTYNGARKEANLTPLLALLLQRFGVPVLVHGLLEGYGRVTTGQIFRELGILPATTPIQAQQAIDQEHLAFVPVSVLHPGLHQLLSLRSRMGIRNSAHSLVKLLNPFAGEAVLVAPATHPDFIELMRTLLAERDSCGLLLRGTEGEPYANPKRRPRLEMLRFGESTVLFEAEHESLRALPHLPESADAASTAEWTRRVLDKQIPLPSPLANQLACCLYASGHAADLHQAKAMVAVEACSSAFA encoded by the coding sequence ATGAGCTTTGCCCATTACATCAAGGAACTTGGTCGCGGTGCGCAGGGCGCACGCGACTTGGCGCGCGACGAAGCCAGCGTACTTTACGGGGCGATGTTGGACCAATCTGTCCCCGAGCTGGAGTTGGGGGCAATCATTGTTGCCCTGCGGGTCAAGGGCGAGGCGGTCGATGAAATGCAAGGCTTTCTCGATGCCATCGACAGCCGGACGGAAAAACTCCGGTTGCCACCGGGCCGGGCCCGTCCGGTCGTACTCCCAACCTATAACGGAGCGCGCAAGGAGGCGAACCTGACGCCTTTGTTGGCATTGTTGCTGCAGCGGTTTGGCGTACCCGTACTGGTGCATGGCCTGCTTGAAGGCTATGGGCGGGTTACTACCGGGCAGATTTTCCGGGAATTGGGGATTCTTCCTGCAACCACACCGATTCAGGCCCAGCAGGCCATCGACCAGGAGCACCTGGCGTTTGTTCCGGTCAGCGTATTGCATCCCGGTTTGCATCAATTGCTCTCGCTGCGCTCCCGGATGGGAATCCGCAATAGCGCCCACAGTCTGGTCAAGTTACTCAACCCGTTTGCCGGCGAGGCCGTGCTGGTGGCCCCGGCGACGCACCCCGACTTTATCGAGTTGATGCGCACGCTGCTTGCCGAACGGGATAGTTGCGGCCTTCTGCTGCGAGGTACCGAGGGGGAGCCGTATGCTAATCCCAAGCGCCGGCCACGCCTGGAAATGTTGCGTTTTGGCGAGTCGACCGTGTTATTCGAGGCCGAGCATGAAAGCCTGCGTGCCTTGCCGCATTTGCCCGAGAGTGCGGATGCAGCGAGTACTGCGGAGTGGACCCGGCGGGTACTCGACAAGCAGATTCCTTTGCCTTCGCCGCTCGCCAATCAGCTGGCTTGCTGCCTCTATGCCAGCGGACATGCCGCCGACTTGCATCAGGCCAAGGCAATGGTAGCGGTAGAGGCCTGCTCCAGTGCCTTTGCCTGA
- a CDS encoding two-component system response regulator → MNTQATILVVDDTPENLALMHALLRDSYRVKVANHGLRALELAATEPAPDLILLDIMMPEIDGYEVCRRLKANPQTREIPVLFLTAKSEETDEETGLALGAVDYLTKPIKPAIVLARIKTHLQLRAAALFLADRNRYLEAEVHRRTLEVQAIQDVTILAMASLAETRDNETGNHIRRTQHYVKALAEALSQQPGYAHMLDEKTIGLLFKSAPLHDIGKVGIPDAVLLKPGPFDSDEMTIMKTHAQLGRDAIEHAERQLGMEVDFLRYAKEIAYSHQEKWDGSGYPEGLAGEAIPLSARLMALADVYDALISRRVYKPPFSHEQAKEIICNGRGNHFDPAVVDAFLAEEERFIEIARTFSD, encoded by the coding sequence ATGAATACCCAGGCCACCATCCTGGTTGTGGATGACACCCCGGAAAATCTGGCATTGATGCACGCCCTGCTGCGCGACAGCTACCGGGTCAAGGTCGCCAACCATGGTTTGCGCGCACTTGAGTTGGCCGCAACCGAACCGGCGCCGGACCTGATCCTGCTCGACATCATGATGCCGGAAATCGACGGCTACGAAGTTTGCCGACGGCTCAAGGCCAATCCGCAAACCCGGGAAATTCCGGTACTGTTCCTGACCGCAAAAAGCGAAGAAACCGACGAAGAAACCGGCCTCGCCCTCGGGGCAGTCGATTACCTGACCAAACCGATCAAACCGGCGATTGTCTTGGCTCGGATAAAAACCCATCTGCAACTACGCGCGGCAGCACTCTTCCTGGCCGACCGCAATCGCTACCTGGAAGCAGAGGTACATCGGCGAACACTGGAAGTACAGGCGATCCAGGATGTCACCATCCTGGCGATGGCCTCGCTCGCCGAAACCCGTGACAATGAAACCGGCAACCACATCCGCCGGACCCAGCATTACGTCAAGGCCCTGGCCGAAGCCCTGAGTCAGCAGCCCGGCTACGCGCACATGCTTGACGAGAAGACCATTGGATTGCTCTTCAAATCAGCCCCCTTGCACGACATCGGCAAAGTAGGGATTCCCGATGCAGTACTGCTCAAGCCGGGCCCATTCGACAGCGATGAAATGACAATCATGAAAACCCACGCTCAACTCGGCCGCGACGCGATCGAACACGCTGAGCGACAACTGGGGATGGAGGTCGACTTTCTCCGCTATGCCAAGGAAATTGCCTATTCGCATCAAGAGAAATGGGATGGCAGCGGCTACCCGGAAGGCCTGGCCGGTGAAGCGATCCCGCTGTCAGCCCGGTTGATGGCACTGGCCGATGTGTACGATGCCTTGATCAGCCGCCGGGTCTACAAACCGCCATTCAGCCATGAGCAAGCCAAAGAAATCATTTGCAATGGTCGCGGCAATCATTTCGACCCAGCGGTAGTTGATGCATTTCTCGCCGAGGAAGAACGATTCATCGAGATTGCCAGGACCTTTTCCGACTGA
- a CDS encoding glutathione S-transferase N-terminal domain-containing protein, whose protein sequence is MMNLYSGTTCPFSHRCRIVLFEKGMDFQVIDVDLFNKPEEMAAINPHNRVPVLVERDLVLFEPNIINEYIDERFPHPQLMPADPIMRARARQLLVGMEREIFVHMEVLEKSKAGDKAAEKARQEIKARLTEIVPIFTKQKFMLGDDFSMLDVAIAPLLWRLDHYGIDLGKAAAPLMKYAERIFTRQGFIDALTPSEKAMRK, encoded by the coding sequence ATGATGAACCTCTATTCGGGCACGACCTGCCCCTTCAGCCACCGTTGCCGTATCGTCCTCTTTGAAAAGGGGATGGATTTCCAGGTGATCGACGTCGATCTTTTTAACAAGCCAGAGGAAATGGCGGCTATCAATCCGCATAACCGTGTACCCGTCCTGGTCGAGCGCGATCTCGTCCTGTTCGAGCCTAACATCATCAACGAATATATTGATGAGCGCTTCCCGCATCCGCAGTTGATGCCGGCAGACCCGATCATGCGCGCGCGCGCGCGTCAGCTGCTTGTTGGTATGGAGCGCGAGATTTTCGTGCACATGGAAGTCCTGGAAAAGAGCAAGGCTGGCGACAAAGCTGCCGAAAAGGCTCGCCAGGAAATCAAGGCTCGCCTGACCGAGATTGTGCCAATCTTCACCAAGCAGAAATTCATGCTTGGCGATGACTTCTCGATGCTTGACGTTGCGATCGCGCCGCTGCTGTGGCGCCTCGATCACTACGGAATCGATTTGGGCAAGGCAGCTGCACCCTTGATGAAGTACGCCGAACGGATCTTTACCCGTCAAGGTTTCATTGATGCGCTGACTCCGTCTGAAAAGGCCATGCGCAAGTAA